Proteins encoded in a region of the Panicum hallii strain FIL2 chromosome 3, PHallii_v3.1, whole genome shotgun sequence genome:
- the LOC112883912 gene encoding probable stress-associated endoplasmic reticulum protein, protein MTTSRRLADRKSAKFQKNITKRGSVPETTVKKGNDYPVGPIVLGFFIFVVIGSSLFQIIRTATSGGMA, encoded by the exons ATG ACTACTTCAAGGCGTCTTGCTGACAGGAAGAGTGCCAAGTTCCAGAAGAATATCACAAAGAGGGGTTCCGTGCCTGAGACTACTGTGAAGAAGGGGAATGACTACCCTGTTGGACCGATCGTGCTTGGATTCTTCATTTTTGTGGTCATTGGATCAT CCTTGTTTCAGATAATCAGGACAGCGACCAGCGGCGGGATGGCTTGA
- the LOC112885048 gene encoding OBERON-like protein, producing MGTSSGANFHQHPPSSQGMLPPRHGPRPSGPQTSLSLASSEQVGSPDMQEPGSNSDPGHDSATESASSRDTWPAEPNQSNGGTAAAGIVSKAVEKEKEVTNGVSKLQVIRGPSSRVGGMLLREVARERVDLVAEKMKVMPEEHLEEIKNELRSILEGTGGSQHVEEFLYLQKLVQDRADLTPSMLSLAHHVQLEILVAIKTGIQAFLHPSVTIPQGRLVEVFLYKRCRNIACQSALPAEDCKCNVCSSRNGFCNLCMCVICNKFDFEVNTCRWIGCDFCSHWTHTDCAIHNGQIGMGQSVKSSIGHAEMLFRCRACQRTSELLGWVKDVFQQCAPGWDRDALLRELEFVCKIFRLSEDQKGRVLFRKCADLIERLRNAPADSINSRVILQALQELEMDSPKISENEDSGRLITPQEACNRIAEVVQEAVRKMELVAEEKMRLYKKARLAVDACDRELEEKVREAQELKAERLRKKQQVEELESIVRLKQAEAEMFQLKASEARQEAERLQSIALAKSKTAEQDYASIYLKRRLEEAEAEKQFLFEKIKLQENQKPLPHQASSSASGAGGGDPAQTMMLSKIQDLLKNVRSMPAKTEGH from the exons ATGGGGACCTCCTCCGGCGCTAATTTCCACCAGCACCCGCCGTCGTCCCAGGGGATGCTGCCGCCGAGGCATGGCCCGCGCCCCTCGGGGCCGCAGACCTCGCTCTCGCTGGCCTCGTCCGAGCAGGTGGGCTCGCCGGACATGCAGGAGCCCGGCTCGAACTCCGACCCGGGGCACGACTCCGCCACCGAGAGCGCCAGCTCCAGGGACACGTGGCCTGCGGAGCCAAACCAGAGCAACGGTGgcactgctgctgctggtatTGTTAGTAAGGCcgtggagaaggagaaggaggtcACGAATGGTGTTTCCAAGCTGCAGGTTATCCGCGGACCCTCCTCCCGCGTGGGTGGGATGCTTCTGAGGGAGGTTGCGCGGGAGAGGGTCGATTTGGTCGCAGAGAAGATGAAGGTGATGCCGGAGGAGCACTTGGAGGAGATCAAGAATGAGCTCAGGTCGATTCTGGAGGGCACGGGGGGTTCTCAGCACGTCGAGGAGTTCTTGTACCTGCAGAAGCTTGTCCAGGACAGGGCTGATTTGACACCATCCATGCTTTCACTGGCGCACCATGTGCAGCTGGAGATCCTTGTTGCGATCAAGACTGGGATACAGGCGTTTCTGCACCCCAGTGTTACCATCCCACAGGGCCGCCTAGTGGAGGTCTTCTTGTACAAGAGGTGCCGGAACATTGCTTGCCAGAGTGCTCTCCCTGCTGAGGACTGCAAGTGCAATGTGTGCTCTAGCAGGAATGGCTTTTGCAACCTCTGCATGTGTGTCATTtgcaacaagtttgattttGAGGTCAACACATGCCGCTGGATTGGGTGTGATTTCTGCTCTCATTGGACACATACGGATTGTGCAATTCACAATGGCCAGATTGGAATGGGACAATCAGTGAAGAGCAGCATTGGCCATGCTGAGATGCTTTTTAGGTGCCGAGCTTGCCAGAGGACCTCAGAGCTGCTGGGCTGGGTTAAGGATGTCTTCCAACAATGCGCTCCTGGTTGGGACAGGGATGCACTGTTACGGGAGCTTGAGTTTGTTTGTAAGATATTCCGTTTAAGTGAGGACCAAAAGGGTAGGGTGTTGTTCAGGAAATGTGCGGATCTGATTGAAAGGTTGAGGAACGCCCCAGCTGATTCCATCAATTCTAGGGTGATACTACAGGCGCTCCAAG AGCTTGAGATGGACTCCCCAAAGATCTCTGAAAATGAGGATTCAGGACGCCTGATCACACCCCAGGAGGCCTGCAACCGCATAGCAGAGGTAGTCCAAGAAGCCGTAAGAAAGATGGAGCTCGTCGCGGAAGAAAAAATGCGACTCTACAAGAAGGCCCGCCTGGCCGTGGATGCGTGCGACCGTGAGCTGGAGGAGAAGGTCCGTGAGGCGCAGGAGCTGAAGGCGGAGCGTCTGCGCAAGAAGCAGCAGGTGGAGGAGCTGGAGAGCATCGTGCGGCTGAAGCAGGCTGAGGCGGAGATGTTCCAGCTGAAGGCGAGCGAGGCCCGGCAGGAGGCAGAGCGGCTGCAGAGCATCGCGCTGGCCAAGTCCAAGACGGCGGAGCAGGACTACGCGAGCATCTACCTGAAGCGGCGCCtggaggaggcggaggcggagaagcagTTCCTGTTCGAGAAGATCAAGCTGCAGGAGAACCAGAAGCCCCTGCCGCACCAGGCGAGCAGCAGCGCCAGCGGCGCCGGAGGGGGAGACCCCGCGCAGACGATGATGCTGTCCAAGATCCAGGACCTGCTCAAGAACGTCCGCAGCATGCCGGCCAAGACGGAGGGGCACTGA
- the LOC112886659 gene encoding heat shock protein 90-6, mitochondrial yields the protein MLGASRRSLCAAAAAARSRAAAGAAPAVSADAAASVPPRPVSNGAPRAPQQQKRLLSVLAAPKVSGTSNVASLKLMDGALIGRRYESSAAAVDSTDMPPAEKHEYQAEVNRLMDLIVHSLYSNKEVFLRELVSNASDALDKLRYLSVTDPELLKDGPELDIRIQTDKDNGIVTITDSGIGMTKQELVDSLGTIASSGTAKFLKALKESQEAGMDSNLIGQFGVGFYSAFLVADKVVVSTKSPKSDKQYVWEGEADSSSYTIREEKDLEKLIPRGTRLTLYLKRDDKGFAHPERIQKLVKNYSQFVSFPIYTWQEKGFTKEVEVDEDPAETKKEGGAEPQTEKKKKTKTVVEKYWDWELTNETQPIWLRNPKEVSTEEYNEFFKKTFNEYLDPLASSHFTTEGEVEFRSILFVPATKKEDITDRKTKNIRLYVKRVFISDDFDGELFPRYLSFVKGVVDSNDLPLNVSREILQESRIVRIMRKRLVRKAFDMILGISCSENRDDYERFWENYGKFLKLGAMEDKENHKRIAPLLRFFSSQSNDELISLDEYVENMKPEQKDIYFIAADSLSSAKNAPFLEKLTEKEYEVLLLVDPMDEVAIQNLSSYKDKKFVDISKEDLDLGDKNEEREKEIKQEFSQTCDWIKKRLGDKVARVDISNRLSSSPCVLVAAKFGWSANMERLMRAQSMGDTSSLDFMRSRKVFEINPEHEIIKGLNVACRSNPDDPEALKVLDVLFETAMISSGFTPDNPAELSGKIYEMMSSAIAGKWSTQSQAQPASPSPQHDAPAVEPEPIEAEVVEPEPVESGQKK from the exons ATGCTCGGGGCCTCCAGGCGAtccctctgcgccgccgccgccgccgcccgcagccgcgcggccgccggcgccgcccccgccgtctcCGCCGACGCCGCTGCCTCGGTCCCGCCCCGCCCG GTGAGCAATGGAGCGCCTCGGGCTCCTCAGCAGCAGAAAAGGTTGCTCTCGGTGCTTGCGGCGCCCAAGGTTAGTGGAACCAGCAATGTGGCGTCCCTCAAGCTGATGGATGGTGCCCTTATTGGGAGACGCTATGAGTCGAGTGCGGCTGCAGTTGACTCCACAGACATGCCGCCAGCTGAGAAGCATGAGTATCAGGCTGAG GTCAACAGGCTCATGGATTTGATTGTGCACAGCTTATATAGTAACAAGGAAGTCTTCCTTCGAGAATTGGTCAG CAATGCTAGTGATGCACTTGATAAGTTGCGTTATCTGAGTGTCACTGATCCTGAGCTTCTGAAGGATGGTCCTGAACTTGACATTCGCATCCAAACAGACAAGGATAATGGAATAGTAACAATTAC TGATTCTGGGATTGGCATGACGAAGCAAGAACTTGTGGATTCTCTTGGGACTATTGCAAGCAGTGGAACTGCTAAGTTCCTGAAGGCATTGAAG GAGAGTCAAGAAGCTGGCATGGACAGCAACTTGATTGGCCAATTTGGTGTTGGATTCTATTCTGCATTTCTTGTTGCGGATAAG GTTGTTGTGTCAACAAAGAGCCCAAAATCTGACAAACAATATGTTTGGGAAGGAGAAGCAGATTCCAGTTCTTATACCATTAGAGAGGAAAAGGACCTGGAGAAGCTCATTCCTAGAGGAACTCGTCTTACTCTCTACCTCAAG CGTGACGACAAGGGTTTTGCTCACCCTGAAAGGATCCAGAAACTTGTAAAGAACTACTCTCAGTTTGTTTCCTTCCCAATTTACACGTGGCAAGAAAAGGGCTTCACAAAAGAG GTTGAGGTTGATGAGGATCCAGCAGAAACCAAAAAAGAAGGCGGCGCTGAACCCCAAACAGAG aaaaagaaaaagaccAAGACAGTTGTGGAGAAGTATTGGGATTGGGAGCTTACAAATGAAACACAACCTATCTGG CTTCGGAACCCTAAAGAGGTTTCAACTGAGGAGTACAATGAATTTTTCAAGAAAACCTTCAATGAGTACTTGGATCCTTTGGCCTCCTCCCACTTCACTACAGAG GGTGAGGTAGAATTCAGATCAATTCTTTTTGTTCCGGCTACAAAGAAGGAAGACATAACTGACAGGAAGACCAAGAATATCAGGCTTTATGTTAAGCGTGTATTCATATCAGATGACTTTGACGGCGAATTG TTCCCAAGATATTTGAGCTTTGTGAAGGGTGTCGTTGACTCAAATGACCTTCCATTGAATGTCTCTCGTGAAATCCTTCAAGAAAGTCGAATC GTGCGGATAATGAGAAAGAGGCTTGTGCGGAAGGCCTTTGATATGATCCTTGGCATTTCTTGCAGTGAAAACAGAGAT GATTATGAAAGGTTCTGGGAGAATTATGGCAAATTTTTAAAGCTGGGTGCCATGGAAGACAAGGAAAACCACAAGAGAATTGCTCCTTTGTTGCGATTCTTCTCTTCTCAAAGCAACGATGAATTAATTAGCTTGGATGAATATGTGGAGAACATGAAACCTGAGCAGAAGGACATTTACTTCATTGCCGCAGACAGTCTGAGCAGTGCCAAAAATGCTCCTTTCTTAGAGAAACTCACTGAGAAAGAGTATGAG GTTCTACTTTTGGTTGACCCTATGGATGAAGTGGCTATCCAGAATCTGAGCTCCTACAAGGATAAGAAATTCGTGGACATTAGCAAGGAAGATTTGGACTTAG GTGATAAGAATGAGGAAAGAGAAAAGGAGATAAAGCAGGAGTTCAGCCAAACCTGTGACTGGATCAAGAAACGCTTAGGTGACAAGGTTGCACGTGTTGACATATCTAATCGTCTCAGTTCATCACCATGTGTTCTCGTTGCAGCTAAGTTTGGCTGGTCTGCCAATATGGAGAG GTTGATGAGGGCACAGTCTATGGGTGACACATCTTCTTTGGATTTCATGCGTTCGAGGAAAGTATTCGAGATAAACCCAGAGCACGAGATTATTAAGGGCTTGAAT GTTGCGTGCAGAAGCAACCCTGACGACCCTGAAGCTCTAAAGGTTCTGGATGTCCTCTTTGAAACTGCTATGATTTCAAGTGGCTTTACG CCCGACAACCCTGCGGAGCTCAGCGGGAAGATCTACGAGATGATGAGTTCGGCCATCGCCGGCAAATGGTCCACGCAGTCGCAGGCGCAGCCCGCCAGCCCGTCCCCGCAGCATGATGCCCCGGCGGTCGAGCCTGAGCCCATTGAAGCCGAGGTGGTCGAGCCTGAGCCCGTGGAGTCTGGCCAAAAGAAGTaa
- the LOC112887743 gene encoding uncharacterized protein LOC112887743 isoform X1, which translates to MAQARSASGKKEVGRGRSPEPLDFFIWTVEAVVWENWLGDLGKWNLSCCVLPLMILVFRFCFCSGVESYALLRFYQDVGLWLEEINLGGYRQVFEENGVNGEYLESLSMFTTEQILRFIRRCHMKWGDFITLCKELRRIKVACLKGEQEVRRPWWAPSCLSVVFVRAAKQNRKSRVVSLKLEP; encoded by the exons ATGGCCCAGGCGAGGTCTGCTTCTGGGAAGAAGGAGGTGGGCCGGGGACGGTCGCCGGAGCCGCTCGATTTCTTCATCTGGACTGTCGAG GCTGTAGTTTGGGAGAATTGGCTAGGAGATTTGGGAAAGTGGAATCTGTCATGTTGCGTTCTCCCTTTGATGATCCTTGTCTTCAGATTTTGCTTCTGCTCTGGAGTAGAGAGTTATGCACTCCTACGTTTTTACCAG GATGTTGGATTATGGCTGGAAGAAATAAACCTTGGTGGCTACAGACAAGTATTTGAAGAAAATGGTGTGAATGGGGAATATCTGGAAAGCTTGTCCATGTTTACTACTGAGCAGATTCTGCGGTTTATCAGGCGGTGCCATATGAAATGGGGAGACTTTATCACACTGTGCAAAGAGTTGAGGCGCATTAAAG TCGCCTGCCTGAAGGGTGAGCAAGAAGTCCGGCGGCCATGGTGGGCACCGTCATGCCTCTCCGTGGTGTTTGTGAGGGCGGCCAAGCAGAACAGGAAGTCTCGGGTTGTCTCCTTGAAGCTGGAACCCTGA
- the LOC112886616 gene encoding CASP-like protein 2U1, with translation MAGAAAERKVRVAELALRALLCGLAALAAALVATDAQTRTFFSFQKKATFRDMKAMVFLVVATGVAAGYSLLQAARCCCCGLQPTSRRALAWCVFSCDQALAYAVLAALAAALQASLIAKRGQPELQWMGICAMYGAFCRQAGGGLASAVGAGVAAVLVAFISAFNLFRLYGDKTGGAARNGAGATW, from the exons atggcgggcgccgcggcggagcGGAAGGTGAGGGTGGCGGAGCTGGCGCTGCGCGCGCTCCTCTGCGGGCTGGCGgccctggcggcggcgctggtcgccacCGACGCCCAGACCCGGACCTTCTTCTCCTTCCAGAAGAAGGCCACCTTCAGGGACATGAAGGCCATGGT GTTCTTGGTGGTCGCCACCGGCGTGGCCGCCGGGTACAGCCTGCTGCAGGCGGCgcggtgctgctgctgcggcctcCAGCCGACGAGCCGCCGGGCCCTGGCCTGGTGCGTCTTCTCCTGCGACCAGGCGCTGGCGTACGCGGTGCTGGCGGCGctcgcggcggcgctgcaggcgTCGCTCATCGCCAAGCGCGGCCAGCCCGAGCTGCAGTGGATGGGGATCTGCGCCATGTACGGCGCCTTCTGCAGGCAGGCCGGCGGGGGGCTCGCCAGCGCCGTCGGGGCCGGGGTCGCCGCCGTCCTGGTCGCCTTCATCTCCGCATTCAACCTCTTCAGGCTCTACGGCGACAAGACCGGCGGCGCCGCCCGGAACGGCGCCGGCGCCACGTGGTAG
- the LOC112887743 gene encoding uncharacterized protein LOC112887743 isoform X2 has product MAQARSASGKKEVGRGRSPEPLDFFIWTVEDVGLWLEEINLGGYRQVFEENGVNGEYLESLSMFTTEQILRFIRRCHMKWGDFITLCKELRRIKVACLKGEQEVRRPWWAPSCLSVVFVRAAKQNRKSRVVSLKLEP; this is encoded by the exons ATGGCCCAGGCGAGGTCTGCTTCTGGGAAGAAGGAGGTGGGCCGGGGACGGTCGCCGGAGCCGCTCGATTTCTTCATCTGGACTGTCGAG GATGTTGGATTATGGCTGGAAGAAATAAACCTTGGTGGCTACAGACAAGTATTTGAAGAAAATGGTGTGAATGGGGAATATCTGGAAAGCTTGTCCATGTTTACTACTGAGCAGATTCTGCGGTTTATCAGGCGGTGCCATATGAAATGGGGAGACTTTATCACACTGTGCAAAGAGTTGAGGCGCATTAAAG TCGCCTGCCTGAAGGGTGAGCAAGAAGTCCGGCGGCCATGGTGGGCACCGTCATGCCTCTCCGTGGTGTTTGTGAGGGCGGCCAAGCAGAACAGGAAGTCTCGGGTTGTCTCCTTGAAGCTGGAACCCTGA